In Phycisphaeraceae bacterium, one genomic interval encodes:
- a CDS encoding DUF2071 domain-containing protein, whose protein sequence is MAMTWHDLLFMHWPVSPDALRPHVPEGLVIDTDAQGRAWLAVVPFRMSGVRPRFAPALPWLGAFPEINVRTYVRLDGPSRPSPGVYFFSLDAANPVAVAMARWRFHLRYMNARMCCRAVGSGRADGWIEYETVRTHRREHPAGLRARYRPVSEPFSAAAGSVESFFTDRYRLYAADRRSRVYRAEIHHAPWPLQLAEAHVEMNTMTAPLGIDLGRLPSPAPVLHFAKRLDVVAWSPQRVR, encoded by the coding sequence ATGGCCATGACGTGGCACGACCTGCTCTTCATGCACTGGCCGGTATCTCCTGACGCCCTCAGGCCGCATGTACCCGAGGGATTGGTGATCGACACGGACGCCCAGGGCCGAGCCTGGCTTGCCGTGGTGCCGTTTCGCATGTCCGGCGTGCGTCCCCGGTTTGCTCCGGCGCTGCCGTGGCTCGGGGCGTTCCCCGAGATCAACGTCCGGACGTACGTTCGCCTGGACGGGCCCTCGCGGCCAAGCCCGGGGGTGTACTTCTTCAGCCTTGACGCGGCCAACCCGGTCGCCGTTGCCATGGCCCGCTGGCGGTTCCACTTGAGGTATATGAACGCCAGGATGTGCTGCCGGGCGGTCGGCTCGGGCCGTGCGGACGGTTGGATCGAGTACGAGACAGTCCGGACCCATCGCCGCGAGCACCCGGCCGGCCTCCGTGCCCGGTACCGGCCGGTGTCGGAGCCGTTCTCGGCCGCGGCGGGATCGGTCGAGTCGTTCTTCACCGACCGGTATCGGCTGTATGCGGCTGACCGGCGATCGCGTGTGTACCGGGCGGAGATTCATCACGCGCCATGGCCGCTGCAACTGGCAGAGGCCCACGTTGAGATGAACACGATGACGGCTCCTCTCGGGATCGACCTCGGCAGGCTGCCGAGCCCCGCCCCGGTGCTGCACTTTGCGAAGCGGCTCGACGTGGTCGCATGGTCGCCGCAACGGGTGCGGTAA